One Sphaerisporangium krabiense DNA segment encodes these proteins:
- a CDS encoding S8 family serine peptidase has protein sequence MRVLIQLRPSPDIVAAVAAPDLTATTADVTGELPGVALDHDFTPVPLPRVRPAIPGGDPLSLNQPLDFSMAPEDASVLVRGEISDDDRAARTALLPGRGGSVVGVYADPVIETSLTCGGTPPVGTWRDVERLLAVPRLTADGYDGSGVALAICDTGINAAHVTRQMGRSFTIDAERSWSPSGVSETPGEFPVDHGSMCAFDALIAAPKASFIDIPVLLSRRQGDTVMDGLLSDAIAAFSHLRTLLDAQPAASRALVVSNSWGSFSPLWDFAPGQPGNYSDNPAHPFNIIVGSLERAGADILFAAGNCGAECKDRRCAFPARPIVGANSHPQVLSIGGVDTKGLRVGYSSQGPGRLSDRKPDVCSYTHFAGSKAFGPGTPDSGTSAACPVAAGLVAAVRTHWPASAISPAQLRTLLYRTAADRSTVGFDYDYGYGIADTPALLSALERRAAATAKV, from the coding sequence ATGCGGGTCCTGATCCAGCTCCGTCCCTCTCCCGACATCGTCGCCGCCGTCGCGGCGCCCGATCTCACCGCGACCACCGCCGACGTCACCGGCGAGCTCCCCGGGGTCGCGCTCGACCACGACTTCACCCCCGTGCCGCTCCCCCGCGTCCGCCCCGCCATTCCCGGCGGCGACCCGCTCTCGCTCAACCAGCCGCTCGACTTCTCCATGGCGCCGGAGGATGCGTCCGTGCTGGTCAGGGGCGAGATCTCCGACGACGACCGCGCGGCGCGCACGGCGCTGCTGCCCGGCCGCGGCGGCTCGGTCGTCGGCGTCTACGCCGACCCGGTGATCGAGACCAGCCTCACCTGCGGCGGCACCCCGCCGGTCGGCACCTGGCGGGACGTCGAGCGGCTGCTCGCGGTGCCCCGGCTCACGGCCGACGGGTACGACGGCTCGGGCGTGGCGCTCGCCATCTGCGACACCGGCATCAACGCCGCGCACGTCACCCGCCAGATGGGCAGGAGCTTCACGATCGACGCCGAGCGGAGCTGGAGCCCCTCCGGCGTCTCGGAGACCCCGGGCGAGTTCCCCGTCGACCACGGCAGCATGTGCGCCTTCGACGCGCTCATCGCCGCGCCCAAGGCGTCGTTCATCGACATCCCGGTGCTGCTGTCGCGGCGGCAGGGCGACACGGTCATGGACGGCCTGCTGTCCGACGCGATCGCGGCGTTCTCGCACCTGCGCACCCTGCTCGACGCCCAGCCCGCCGCCTCGCGCGCCCTGGTCGTCAGCAACAGCTGGGGGTCGTTCTCCCCGCTGTGGGACTTCGCGCCCGGCCAGCCGGGCAACTACTCCGACAACCCCGCCCACCCGTTCAACATCATCGTGGGCAGCCTGGAGCGCGCGGGCGCCGACATCCTGTTCGCGGCCGGCAACTGCGGCGCCGAGTGCAAGGACCGCCGGTGCGCCTTCCCCGCGCGCCCGATCGTCGGCGCCAACTCCCACCCGCAGGTGCTGTCGATCGGCGGGGTCGACACCAAGGGCCTGCGCGTCGGCTACTCCTCACAGGGGCCGGGCCGGCTGAGCGACCGCAAGCCCGACGTCTGCTCCTACACCCATTTCGCCGGGTCCAAGGCGTTCGGCCCCGGCACGCCGGACTCCGGCACCTCGGCGGCCTGCCCGGTGGCGGCCGGCCTGGTGGCCGCCGTCCGCACCCACTGGCCCGCCTCGGCGATCAGCCCGGCCCAGCTCCGCACGCTGCTCTACCGCACCGCCGCCGACCGCAGCACCGTCGGGTTCGACTACGACTACGGGTACGGCATCGCCGACACGCCGGCCCTGCTGTCCGCGCTCGAACGGCGCGCCGCCGCGACGGCCAAGGTATGA
- a CDS encoding sensor histidine kinase, with product MSLRARLLLITSALLATGLVLCGSIVVGLLRANLVGRVDTQLATFGRVIAVLPPELPSRGPSGAEAGNALAAKLDLIDRLYVAYLAPDGALGPQARIPGGKGGPVLPRLDAAAIARLDGRPFEVPDKEGAGPWRVLALPRPARATPFATAAPDAGGGVVVAASLDAVAATIGRLRVTYLVTGAALLGLLTLAGWFAIRAGLGPLRRIEETAAAIASGDLGRRVPGPEAPDTEVGRLSASLNGMLGQIERAFAARTESEARLRRLVADVGHELRTPLVGIKGFSELYRMGGLPDAGPAMARIESEAGRLARLVEDLLLLARLDEGGDTPVLDLAPMDLRTLAADARLDLRALAPGRPVALTGPDGGPPGSAPVLGDEARLRQVVSNLVGNVVAHTPDGTPVRVGVGTAGGEAVLVVEDRGPGMTPGQAAKVFDRFYRADPSRSRTGPGGAGLGLAIARSLAEAHGGRIALRTSPGEGARFTLALPACP from the coding sequence ATGTCGCTGCGGGCACGGCTGTTGCTGATCACCAGTGCGCTGCTGGCCACCGGACTGGTCCTCTGCGGGTCCATCGTCGTCGGCCTCCTGCGGGCCAACCTCGTGGGCCGGGTGGACACCCAGCTCGCCACGTTCGGACGGGTGATCGCCGTCCTCCCGCCGGAGCTGCCGTCGCGGGGCCCCTCCGGCGCCGAGGCCGGGAACGCGCTCGCCGCCAAGCTCGACCTCATCGACCGGTTGTACGTCGCCTACCTCGCCCCGGACGGCGCGCTCGGGCCGCAGGCGCGCATCCCCGGCGGGAAGGGCGGCCCCGTGCTGCCGAGGCTCGACGCCGCGGCGATCGCCCGCCTGGACGGCCGTCCGTTCGAGGTCCCCGACAAGGAAGGGGCCGGGCCGTGGCGGGTGCTGGCCCTGCCCCGTCCCGCGCGCGCCACGCCGTTCGCGACGGCCGCCCCGGACGCGGGCGGCGGCGTGGTCGTGGCCGCCTCCCTGGACGCGGTCGCCGCCACGATCGGGCGGCTGCGCGTCACCTACCTGGTCACGGGCGCCGCGCTGCTCGGCCTGCTGACGCTGGCGGGATGGTTCGCGATCAGGGCGGGGCTCGGCCCGCTGCGGCGCATCGAGGAGACCGCCGCGGCCATCGCCTCCGGCGACCTCGGCCGCAGGGTCCCCGGCCCCGAGGCCCCGGACACCGAGGTCGGGCGCCTGTCGGCCTCGCTGAACGGCATGCTCGGCCAGATCGAGCGGGCCTTCGCCGCGCGCACCGAGTCCGAGGCGCGGCTGCGGCGGCTCGTCGCCGACGTCGGCCACGAGCTGCGCACGCCTCTCGTCGGCATCAAGGGGTTCTCCGAGCTGTACCGCATGGGCGGGCTGCCGGACGCCGGGCCCGCGATGGCCCGCATCGAGAGCGAGGCCGGGCGGCTGGCCCGCCTCGTGGAGGACCTGCTGCTGCTCGCCCGGCTCGACGAGGGCGGTGACACGCCCGTCCTGGACCTCGCGCCCATGGACCTGCGCACGCTGGCCGCCGACGCCCGGCTGGACCTGCGCGCCCTCGCCCCGGGACGGCCGGTCGCGCTGACCGGCCCGGACGGCGGGCCGCCGGGGTCGGCGCCGGTGCTCGGCGACGAGGCCCGGCTGCGCCAGGTGGTGAGCAATCTGGTCGGCAACGTCGTCGCGCACACCCCCGACGGCACCCCGGTGCGCGTCGGGGTCGGCACCGCGGGCGGCGAGGCCGTGCTGGTGGTCGAGGACCGGGGGCCGGGCATGACGCCCGGCCAGGCGGCCAAGGTGTTCGACCGGTTCTACCGGGCCGACCCCTCCCGCAGCAGGACCGGACCCGGCGGCGCCGGGCTCGGCCTCGCCATCGCCCGCTCGCTGGCCGAGGCGCACGGGGGCCGCATCGCCCTGCGCACCTCGCCCGGCGAGGGAGCCCGCTTCACGCTGGCGCTTCCCGCCTGTCCCTGA
- a CDS encoding ABC transporter permease, whose protein sequence is MTGNASATARAERPTTETGRTRVAPHRRPGLADAVRAEWRKTATMRSTWITLVVAVALGAFFGALFGGAGATDFAKLTAAERAAFHPVPDVRAFLFVHLVTGYVGLRAFTVEYATRTISVTLAASPRRGRLLAAKAIVCAGVTLVAGWLSGCAVLFAGRAVLTAKDVPVNALGEPGMIRVLAGTGALLALVSLIGLALGCLVRNTAGALSVLATMGILIPAMAPLYPEAPARLVLGYWPITAGLRLLSLDDDPALPGPWAGITVTCAWAAALLLAAYVALRRRDA, encoded by the coding sequence ATGACCGGGAACGCGTCCGCGACGGCGCGCGCGGAACGCCCGACGACCGAGACGGGACGCACGCGCGTCGCCCCGCACCGGCGGCCCGGCCTGGCCGACGCCGTCCGTGCCGAGTGGCGCAAGACCGCCACGATGCGATCCACCTGGATCACCCTCGTCGTCGCCGTCGCGCTCGGCGCCTTCTTCGGGGCGCTGTTCGGCGGCGCGGGCGCCACCGACTTCGCCAAGCTCACCGCCGCCGAGCGCGCAGCCTTCCACCCGGTGCCCGACGTCCGCGCGTTCCTCTTCGTCCACCTGGTCACCGGCTACGTGGGGCTGCGGGCGTTCACCGTCGAGTACGCCACCCGCACCATCTCCGTGACGCTCGCCGCGTCGCCGCGCCGGGGCCGGCTGCTCGCCGCCAAGGCCATCGTCTGCGCCGGCGTCACGCTGGTGGCGGGGTGGCTGTCGGGGTGCGCGGTCCTGTTCGCCGGCCGGGCGGTGCTGACCGCCAAGGACGTGCCGGTCAACGCCCTCGGCGAGCCCGGCATGATCCGCGTCCTCGCCGGGACCGGAGCGCTGCTCGCGCTGGTGAGCCTGATCGGGCTCGCGCTCGGCTGCCTGGTCCGCAACACGGCGGGCGCGCTGAGCGTCCTCGCCACGATGGGCATCCTGATCCCGGCCATGGCCCCGCTGTACCCTGAAGCGCCGGCGCGTCTCGTCCTCGGCTACTGGCCGATCACCGCGGGCCTGCGGCTGCTCAGCCTCGACGACGACCCCGCGCTGCCGGGCCCCTGGGCCGGGATCACCGTGACCTGCGCGTGGGCCGCGGCGCTGCTGCTCGCCGCCTACGTGGCCCTGCGCCGCAGGGACGCCTGA
- a CDS encoding response regulator transcription factor, translating to MDQDGRGAGEDGRGERGAGERLLVVDDEPTVRELLAATLRFAGFRVTSAATGAEAVQAARARRPDLILLDVMLPDLDGFQVVRRLRELDRPPVPVLFLTARDSPADKVTGLTLGGDDYVTKPFDLEELLARIRAVLRRTGRPHAPALVVGDLEVDVEGHQVARGGVPVRLSPTEFRLLSYLASQAGRVVSKTRIIEDVWQYDFAGDTSIVDTYVSYLRRKLEASGPRLIHTVHGVGYVLREPR from the coding sequence ATGGACCAGGACGGGCGGGGGGCCGGCGAGGACGGGCGGGGAGAGCGCGGGGCGGGGGAGCGGCTGCTGGTCGTGGACGACGAGCCGACCGTGCGGGAGCTGCTGGCGGCCACGCTGCGCTTCGCCGGGTTCCGCGTCACCTCGGCGGCCACCGGCGCCGAGGCCGTCCAGGCCGCCCGCGCCCGCAGGCCCGACCTGATCCTGCTCGACGTCATGCTCCCCGACCTGGACGGCTTCCAGGTCGTGCGCCGGCTGCGCGAGCTGGACCGCCCTCCGGTGCCCGTGCTGTTCCTCACCGCGCGCGACTCGCCCGCGGACAAGGTCACCGGACTCACCCTCGGCGGCGACGACTACGTCACCAAGCCCTTCGACCTGGAGGAACTGCTCGCCCGCATCCGCGCCGTCCTGCGCCGCACCGGCCGCCCGCACGCGCCCGCGCTCGTGGTCGGCGACCTGGAGGTCGACGTCGAGGGCCACCAGGTCGCGCGGGGCGGCGTCCCGGTGCGGCTGTCGCCCACCGAGTTCCGCCTGCTGTCCTACCTGGCATCCCAGGCGGGGCGGGTGGTGTCCAAGACCCGGATCATCGAGGACGTCTGGCAGTACGACTTCGCCGGCGACACCAGCATCGTCGACACCTACGTCAGCTACCTGCGCCGCAAGCTGGAGGCGTCCGGGCCCCGGCTGATCCACACCGTGCACGGCGTCGGCTACGTCCTGCGCGAGCCCCGATGA
- a CDS encoding ABC transporter ATP-binding protein → MIEVRRLGKRHGDVLAVDGLTFDVKPGVVTGFLGPNGAGKSTTMRMILGLDAPTEGTARVLGFRPADLPAPMRAVGALLDAGAVHPRRTARDHLRWLALSNRLPGGRVEEVLDLVGLTAAAGRRAGGFSLGMLQRLGIAAAMLGDPEVLVLDEPVNGLDPEGIVWIRTMLRDLAAEGRTLLVSSHLMAEMALTADRLIVIARGRLVADTTVDAFARPEGVLVRTPHARAFARALIASGAAAVRHDHDARGDQDGGELLVSGMTAEEIGRLAAAERVVLHELAPRRASLEDAFMELTRDAVEYGAANGAVR, encoded by the coding sequence ATGATCGAGGTGCGCCGGCTCGGCAAACGCCACGGCGACGTCCTGGCGGTGGACGGCCTGACGTTCGACGTCAAGCCAGGGGTGGTGACCGGCTTCCTCGGTCCTAACGGGGCCGGCAAGAGCACCACCATGCGCATGATCCTCGGACTGGACGCACCCACCGAGGGAACCGCCCGGGTGCTCGGATTCCGGCCCGCCGACCTTCCCGCGCCCATGCGGGCGGTCGGCGCGCTGCTCGACGCCGGCGCCGTCCACCCGCGCCGCACCGCCCGCGACCACCTCAGGTGGCTCGCGCTGAGCAACCGGCTGCCCGGCGGCCGGGTCGAGGAGGTGCTCGACCTCGTCGGCCTCACCGCGGCGGCCGGCCGCCGCGCGGGCGGGTTCTCCCTCGGCATGCTCCAGCGGCTCGGCATCGCCGCCGCCATGCTCGGCGACCCCGAGGTGCTGGTGCTCGACGAACCGGTCAACGGGCTCGACCCCGAGGGCATCGTCTGGATCCGCACGATGCTGCGCGACCTCGCCGCCGAAGGCCGCACGCTGCTGGTCTCCAGTCACCTGATGGCCGAGATGGCCCTCACCGCCGACCGGCTCATCGTCATCGCGCGAGGGCGGCTCGTCGCCGACACCACCGTCGACGCCTTCGCCAGGCCCGAGGGCGTCCTCGTGCGCACCCCGCACGCCCGCGCGTTCGCCCGCGCCCTGATCGCCTCCGGGGCCGCCGCCGTCCGGCACGACCACGACGCCCGCGGCGACCAGGACGGCGGGGAGCTGCTCGTGAGCGGCATGACCGCCGAGGAGATCGGACGGCTCGCCGCCGCCGAGCGCGTCGTCCTGCACGAGCTGGCACCCCGCCGCGCATCCCTGGAGGACGCCTTCATGGAGCTCACCCGGGACGCCGTCGAGTACGGCGCCGCGAACGGGGCCGTCCGATGA